Proteins from a genomic interval of Helicoverpa zea isolate HzStark_Cry1AcR chromosome 31, ilHelZeax1.1, whole genome shotgun sequence:
- the LOC124645281 gene encoding uncharacterized protein LOC124645281: MANQYNLIKDLDKKIMHLCEAPNCAIIGDINIDILESSNDKRACDYLDLTGHYGYFPGHLYPTHDRTCLDHAMIKTKNHAKTVICKSDVLLETSAEPEYQCGGSPYRVQRAAANVRERRRMLSSINSAFDELRVHVPTFPYEKRLSKIDTLRLAIAYIALLREVLEADYDPLTYVEKCLRGEIKADRAHWNTSDLTARLSWINWENLGVNPQRRSVLTSLALSSDNLQYGHN, from the exons ATGGCTAATCAATATAACTTGATTAAAGACCTCGATA AAAAGATCATGCATCTATGTGAAGCGCCTAACTGTGCTATAATCGGAGATATTAACATTGATATTTTGGAAAGTTCCAATGATAAACGTGCTTGTGACTACTTGGACTTAACTGGTCACTACGGTTACTTCCCAGGCCATCTGTACCCCACCCATGACCGCACGTGTTTAGACCATGCTatgataaaaactaaaaatcacgCTAAGACTGTAATATGCAAATCAG ATGTTCTACTGGAGACGTCAGCGGAACCCGAGTACCAGTGCGGAGGGTCCCCGTACAGGGTGCAGCGCGCCGCCGCCAACGTGCGCGAGCGCCGACGGATGCTGAG CAGTATAAACTCGGCGTTCGATGAACTGCGGGTCCATGTGCCGACGTTCCCGTACGAGAAGAGGCTCAGCAAGATAGATACGCTGAGACTGGCCATCGCCTACATTGCACTGCTGAGAGAG GTGCTGGAAGCAGACTATGACCCACTGACTTACGTCGAGAAATGTCTTCGTGGGGAGATAAAAGCCGATCGAGCTCATTGGAATACTAGCG ACTTAACTGCCAGGCTATCGTGGATCAATTGGGAGAACCTCGGCGTGAACCCTCAGCGCCGCAGCGTCCTGACTTCACTCGCTCTCAGTTCCGACAATCTTCAATATGGACACAACTAA